GCACATCACCTTCCCCGGCGCCCGCGCCCTCGGCGCCACCACCGAGGACGGCACACTGGTCGGTTTCGTCTACGGCATGCCCAACGACCGCGGGCACTGGTGGTCCACCGTGGTCGAGCCGTACCTGCACACGCAGGGGCAGGCCCACTGGCTCGACGACTCCTTCGTCATCACCGAACTGCACGTCCACCCCGCGCATCAGAAGCTCGGTATCGGACGCGCACTGATCACCCGTATCACCGACGGGGCCGCACAGCCGCGGTCGATCCTCTCCGCGATCGACGTGGAGAGCCCCGCCCGCGGCCTGTACCGCTCCCTCGGCTACCAGGACCTCGCGCTGCGCGTGCACTTCCCGAGCGCGCCGCGGCCGTACGCGGTGATGGGCGCGCCGCTGCCGCTGCGCAGACGGTGAATCCCTGCCCACGGGCCGGGCGCGGGAGCGGATTTGATTTCGTCGGGGAGCGGTGGCCCGGCTAACCTCTCGCCATCACCCTTTCCCAGCAGGAGTTCACCATGGCCCAGGTCCAGCGCATGTCCCGGTTGATGATCAAGACGTTGCGCGACGACCCGGCGGACGCCGAGACGCTGAGCCACAAGCTGCTCGTGCGCGCGGGCTACGTACGCCGTCAGTCCGCCGGTGTGTGGACCTGGCTCCCGCTCGGCATGAAGGTCCTGGAGAACATCTCGCGCGTGGTGCGCGAGGAGATGGACGCCATCGGCGCCCAGGAGGTCCTCCTCCCGGCGCTGCTGTCCAAGGAGCCCTACGAGCAGTCGGGCCGCTGGGAGGAGTACGGCGACCTGCTCTTCCGCCTCAAGGACCGCAAGGGCGCCGACTATCTGCTCGGCCCCACCCACGAGGAGATCTTCACCCTCCTGGTCAAGGACCAGTGCACGTCCTACAAGGACCTGCCGGTGATGCTCTACCAGATCCAGACCAAGTACCGTGACGAGGCCCGTCCGCGCTCGGGTGTGCTGCGCGGGCGCGAGTTCCACATGAAGGACTCGTACTCCTTCGACACCACCGACGAGGGGCTCGTCGAGTCCTACCGGCTGCACCGCGAGGCCTACCGCCGGATCTTCGAGCGGCTCGGCCTGGACTACCGCATCGTCTCCGCGGTCTCCGGCGCCATGGGCGGCTCGGCCTCCGAGGAGTTCCTGGCCCCGGCGGCCGCCGGTGAGGACACCTTCGCCGACTGCCCGAACTGCGACTACGCCGCCAACACCGAGGCCGTCACCTTCGCCGTGACGCCCGTCGAGGGCGCCTCGCACCCCGCCGTCGAACTGCTCGACACCCCGAACACCCCCACCATCGAGAGCCTCGCCGACCACCTCGGCGTGCCCGCCTCGGCCACCCTGAAGAACCTGCTCGTCAAGGTCGACGGCGAGATCGTCGCGGTGGGCGTGCCCGGCAACCGCGAGGTCGACCTCGGCAAGCTCGGCGAGCACCTGGCGCCCGCCGAGGTCGAACTGGTCCTGGCCGAGGACTTCGAGGACCGTGACGACCTGGTCCGCGGCTACGTCGGACCGCAGGGTCTGGACAAGGTCCGCTACCTCGCCGACCCGCGCGTCGCTCCCGGCAGCTCCTGGATCACCGGGGCCAACGCCGAGGGCAAGCACGCCAGGAACGTCGTCGCCGGGCGCGACTTCGAGGTCGACGAGTACCTGGACGTCGTCGTCGTCGAGGAGGGCGACCCCTGCCCCAAGTGCGGCACCGGCCTCAAGCTGGACCGCGCCATCGAGATCGGCCACATCTTCCAGCTCGGCCGCAAGTACGCCGACACCTTCCAGCTCGACGTCCTCGGCAAGGAGGGCAAGCCGGTGAGGGTCACCATGGGCTCGTACGGCATCGGCGTCTCGCGCGCGGTGGCCGCGCTCGCCGAGCAGAGCGCCGACGACAAGGGCCTGTGCTGGCCGCGCGAGGTGGCCCCGGCCGATGTGCACGTGGTCGCCGCCGGCAAGGCCCTGCAGACCGAACTGGCCCTGGAGGTCGGCGAACGCCTCGGCGCGGCCGGACTGCGGGTACTGGTGGACGACCGCGCGGGCGTCTCGCCCGGTGTGAAGTTCACCGACGCCGAACTGATCGGCGTACCCACCATCCTGGTCGCGGGCCGCCGCTCGGGCGAGGGCGTCGTCGAGCTGAAGGACCGCCGTACCGGCGAGCGCGAGGAGCTCACCGTGGACGAGGCCCTGGCCCGCCTGACGAGCTGATCGCGGGGCCCGCTTTCGACGGGCGACGCAGTGACGCGGTACTGCCTGGTCGCTCCCTTCGCAGGGGGCGGCCGGGCAGTTGTGTCGTAGGGCGATGGTCGAGCCCCGGCGGGCCCACCCCCTACAGCCAGCCCGCGAACTCCAGCAGCAGATCGGCATCCTGGGCCCGGCCCACCCGCCGTGCCCGTACGCCCGACTCCACGGCCCGGAACAGGGTCCAGCCGCGCAGCCGTTCCTGGTCGACGTCCAGGGACTCGGCGAGGCGCTTGACGCGGCGGCGGGTGATCGAGGGACCGGCGGGCGCGGCGATCACGTCCTCCACCCGGTCGCGGACCAGCCGCGCCAGGTCGAAGGCGCACTCCCCGACGACCGGGTCGGGGCCCACCGCCAGCCAGGGGGAGCGCTCGGCGGCGAGTACCTTGCTCTGCCGGAAGGTGCCGTGCAGCAGCCGCTGTTCGCCCGGCGCCGCGAGCAGTTCCTCGCGGGCCGCGAGCGCGGCCTCGACCAGCGGCGCCGCGGCCGGGTCGAGGACGGCGTCGGCGCGCATCGCCTCGGCCTGCCGGGCGGTACGGGCGGCCACCGACTCGAAGCCGTGCCCGGCGGGCGGCTCGACCCACAGGCGGCGCAGGGTGCCCGCCGCCTCCAGCATCGACTTGGCCTCGGGCAGGGTGCGCACCGAGACGTCCGGCTGGAGCCGTTCGAGCAGCAGCACACCGCCCGGCCCGGCCGCCGGGTCCTCGTCGAGCGGCCGGACCGCGCCGAGGCCGTTCCAGTGAGCGAGGGCGGCGCGCTCCGCGTCCGGGCGGGCGCGCGGGGGCGCCAGCTTCAGCACCGCGGGGCTGCCGTCGGCACGCCGGACCAGCAGGACCAGGCTGGTGCGGCCACCGGGCACATGTACCCGTTCCAGGCTCAACTCCCTTGCGGCGAGCGCCTGTTCGACCAGCTCCGGCAGACCGCCGAGCCAGGCGGCGGTCGTATCGGGCGCCGCGTGCCCGGGGGCACCGCCCGGCGCCCCGGTCCCGGCGGCGGGCGCCTCGGCCGGTGCGGGCAGCGGTGAACGCGTCTCGCCGAGAGCCCTGACCAGGCGGCGCGGCGGTTCGAAAGCCATACGTGCGTTGTTCCTTCCCTGCCGCCGCCCCGGCGGATTCAGCTTGCGGTTCCGCGGCGGGTGCTGCCCGCCCCGGCGGATGTCCCCCTCCGCCGGGCCTCCCCGGGGCCTCTCGTACGGATCCCGTGGCGCGTCGCGGGCCGCGCGTACCGCGGGCGCCACGACCGGGCCGGGCGAGAGACCTACGCGCCTGGGCCGTCGGTCGAAACCTTCCGCGCCGGGCGCTCGGTGAGACCAGGGAAGGCTACGCTCCCCGCGCGCCAGCGCGCCGCCCGCACCGCCGCCTCGCGCAGCGCACGCGCCGCCTCGCCCCGCGCACCACCGGTGGCCGCGCGCACCAGATCGGAGTAGACGGCGGCGACCCGGTCCTCCAGCTCGGCCGCGAGCCGCCGGGCGGCGGCCGGATCCTCCACCGGGAACGGCAGCGCGTACCCGGCCGCGGCCGGACGCGGTGACGCGCCCAGGTCGCGCACGCTGCGCCGCAGTACGTCGCGCCTGGCGCGGTGCGCCTCGTAGCACTCCCGCGCCTGCGCCCTGTCGGCCTTGCCGATCCGTCCGCCGACCACGCCGTAGCCGTACACCGCCGCATGCTCGGCGGCCAACGCCGCCTGCACAGCGGCGAGTTCGGCGTCCCGCGCCTTCTCTTCCCCGCTCCGCACCCGCTCCACCGCGCCCATCGCGCTCACCGGCCCTTCGTCAGCAGATACGTGTGCACCGCCCCGCTGGCCGCGACGGAGGCGAGCAACCGGGCCGTCTCGCCCTGCACTTCGAGCAGAGCCTCCTCCCGGCGCCGGGTGAGCGTGCGCTCCGCGTCGGCGAGGTGGGCCAGGGCCTTGTCCGGGTCGGCCGGTACGTCGGCGTCCGGGGCCGGGGAGTCCAGCGCGGCCGAGGGGCTGGGCGTCACGGCCCGGGCGCCCGCCCGGGCGAGGTTGCCGCCGAAGGCCGTGACGTGCCGGGCCACTTCGGTACGCAGCGGGACCAGACGTGCGGTCAGCGCGGGGTGGGCGGCGATCGCCGCGTCGTACTGGGCGAGCAGCAGTTCGCTGTCGCGCGCGGCACGGGCGCGGGCACGGGAGTCGGCGGAGGG
This is a stretch of genomic DNA from Streptomyces sp. NA04227. It encodes these proteins:
- a CDS encoding GNAT family N-acetyltransferase, which codes for MLRICAPGRASDILIGPLDLAARVDEALAVQAEAFGLGPEEVGVRRQIVLRHITFPGARALGATTEDGTLVGFVYGMPNDRGHWWSTVVEPYLHTQGQAHWLDDSFVITELHVHPAHQKLGIGRALITRITDGAAQPRSILSAIDVESPARGLYRSLGYQDLALRVHFPSAPRPYAVMGAPLPLRRR
- a CDS encoding proline--tRNA ligase gives rise to the protein MAQVQRMSRLMIKTLRDDPADAETLSHKLLVRAGYVRRQSAGVWTWLPLGMKVLENISRVVREEMDAIGAQEVLLPALLSKEPYEQSGRWEEYGDLLFRLKDRKGADYLLGPTHEEIFTLLVKDQCTSYKDLPVMLYQIQTKYRDEARPRSGVLRGREFHMKDSYSFDTTDEGLVESYRLHREAYRRIFERLGLDYRIVSAVSGAMGGSASEEFLAPAAAGEDTFADCPNCDYAANTEAVTFAVTPVEGASHPAVELLDTPNTPTIESLADHLGVPASATLKNLLVKVDGEIVAVGVPGNREVDLGKLGEHLAPAEVELVLAEDFEDRDDLVRGYVGPQGLDKVRYLADPRVAPGSSWITGANAEGKHARNVVAGRDFEVDEYLDVVVVEEGDPCPKCGTGLKLDRAIEIGHIFQLGRKYADTFQLDVLGKEGKPVRVTMGSYGIGVSRAVAALAEQSADDKGLCWPREVAPADVHVVAAGKALQTELALEVGERLGAAGLRVLVDDRAGVSPGVKFTDAELIGVPTILVAGRRSGEGVVELKDRRTGEREELTVDEALARLTS
- a CDS encoding aminoglycoside phosphotransferase family protein translates to MAFEPPRRLVRALGETRSPLPAPAEAPAAGTGAPGGAPGHAAPDTTAAWLGGLPELVEQALAARELSLERVHVPGGRTSLVLLVRRADGSPAVLKLAPPRARPDAERAALAHWNGLGAVRPLDEDPAAGPGGVLLLERLQPDVSVRTLPEAKSMLEAAGTLRRLWVEPPAGHGFESVAARTARQAEAMRADAVLDPAAAPLVEAALAAREELLAAPGEQRLLHGTFRQSKVLAAERSPWLAVGPDPVVGECAFDLARLVRDRVEDVIAAPAGPSITRRRVKRLAESLDVDQERLRGWTLFRAVESGVRARRVGRAQDADLLLEFAGWL
- a CDS encoding ferritin-like domain-containing protein produces the protein MGAVERVRSGEEKARDAELAAVQAALAAEHAAVYGYGVVGGRIGKADRAQARECYEAHRARRDVLRRSVRDLGASPRPAAAGYALPFPVEDPAAARRLAAELEDRVAAVYSDLVRAATGGARGEAARALREAAVRAARWRAGSVAFPGLTERPARKVSTDGPGA